The Paenibacillus sp. FSL W8-0426 region ACAATATATTCATTCTCCACAAGCACAAACTGTCCTCTAAGAAAATCTATCATTTTCGCAATACCTCATTCAACTTGTTATTTAGTGTGTATGAGTGGGCGTGACAAACGGCTACGGCCAGCGCATCCGCCACGTCGTCCGGTTTCGGAATGGCCTGCAAACGCAAAAACATACGAACCATCTCCTGCACCTGGCGTTTCTCCGCCTTGCCGTAACCCACGATGGCCTGTTTAATTTGCATTGGCGTATATTCCGCGATCGGCAGCCCTTTCTGAGCTGCTGCAAGCACCATGACCCCTCTCGCTTGGCTGACCGACATGGCTGTCGTCACGTTTCGGTTAAAAAACAACTTCTCCAGCGCAATCGCATCCGGTTTATATTTATCAATCAACTGCACCATGCCCTCATACACATGAAGCAGCCGTTCTTCTTCGGGCGTATGAGCCTCGGTTTGAATGCAGCCGTACTGCACAGGCTTTACCTGGCTTCCGATTTTGTCCACAAAACCAAAGCCGACAATCGCTATCCCCGGGTCGATCCCCAAAAAACGCAAAACCATCTCTCCCTTACAATAAAGCGAACATATGTATCGTTCATTTCATTATAACAAAGTTTATGATCCTGCGGCAGGAAAAACTTT contains the following coding sequences:
- the ruvC gene encoding crossover junction endodeoxyribonuclease RuvC, giving the protein MRFLGIDPGIAIVGFGFVDKIGSQVKPVQYGCIQTEAHTPEEERLLHVYEGMVQLIDKYKPDAIALEKLFFNRNVTTAMSVSQARGVMVLAAAQKGLPIAEYTPMQIKQAIVGYGKAEKRQVQEMVRMFLRLQAIPKPDDVADALAVAVCHAHSYTLNNKLNEVLRK